A single genomic interval of Hemibagrus wyckioides isolate EC202008001 linkage group LG13, SWU_Hwy_1.0, whole genome shotgun sequence harbors:
- the LOC131363259 gene encoding tumor necrosis factor receptor superfamily member 17 isoform X1 gives MHTSEDENKTLLTVQVKRDFPFLRKYLHTHNINVACCVIECIQMHWLKMISQLWLLLFMTPVAVAKCGSNSYFDGLTEDCMPCSIRCKSPPAICVTYCKPTASSTNQPGANRNIRIILIVLFVFLGTFITLTLIQVVRRKACRQVTKAKAQQQETSESDGGSEATEKSDDGSADVEDATCKTYCKTSLPLPSTEEGTTMLVTTKTVQTYNCRTQYTENIWRTDIV, from the exons ATGCATACCTCTGAGGATGAAAATAAGACTTTGCTGACTGTTCAAGTCAAAAGGGACTTCCCCTTCCtcagaaaatatttacatactCACAACATAAATGTGGCCTGCTGTGTAATAGAGTGCATTCAGATGCACTGGCTAAAGATGATTTCCCAATTATGGCTTTTACTTTTCATGACTCCTGTAGCGGTGGCAAAATGTGGCAGTAATAGTTATTTCGATGGACTAACTGAGGATTGTATGCCTTGCTCCATTAGATGCAAGTCTCCCCCTGCTATCTGTGTGACTTATTGTAAACCTACAGCAT CCTCTACTAATCAACCTGGAGCGAACCGAAATATTCGTATAATCCTCATAGTGTTATTTGTGTTCCTCGGCACTTTCATTACACTGACTTTAATTCAGGTTGTACGCAGAAAGGCCTGCAGACAAGTCACCAAAGCCAAAG CTCAACAACAAGAAACATCCGAAAGTGATGGAGGTTCCGAGGCAACTGAGAAGTCGGATGATGGATCAGCTGATGTGGAAGATGCCACATGCAAAACTTACTGCAAGACCAGTCTTCCACTTCCCTCCACTGAGGAGGGCACCACCATGTTAGTTACCaccaagacagtgcagacataTAACTGCAGGACCCAATATACAGAAAACATCTGGAGAACTGACATTGTGTAA
- the LOC131363259 gene encoding tumor necrosis factor receptor superfamily member 17 isoform X2, whose protein sequence is MHIIHRCKSPPAICVTYCKPTASSTNQPGANRNIRIILIVLFVFLGTFITLTLIQVVRRKACRQVTKAKAQQQETSESDGGSEATEKSDDGSADVEDATCKTYCKTSLPLPSTEEGTTMLVTTKTVQTYNCRTQYTENIWRTDIV, encoded by the exons ATGCAAGTCTCCCCCTGCTATCTGTGTGACTTATTGTAAACCTACAGCAT CCTCTACTAATCAACCTGGAGCGAACCGAAATATTCGTATAATCCTCATAGTGTTATTTGTGTTCCTCGGCACTTTCATTACACTGACTTTAATTCAGGTTGTACGCAGAAAGGCCTGCAGACAAGTCACCAAAGCCAAAG CTCAACAACAAGAAACATCCGAAAGTGATGGAGGTTCCGAGGCAACTGAGAAGTCGGATGATGGATCAGCTGATGTGGAAGATGCCACATGCAAAACTTACTGCAAGACCAGTCTTCCACTTCCCTCCACTGAGGAGGGCACCACCATGTTAGTTACCaccaagacagtgcagacataTAACTGCAGGACCCAATATACAGAAAACATCTGGAGAACTGACATTGTGTAA